One stretch of Veillonellaceae bacterium DNA includes these proteins:
- a CDS encoding B12-binding domain-containing radical SAM protein codes for MQVLLTTLNAKYIHSSLALRNLKSYCQSMGSEIDVREYTINNTLLDILADLFVRRPQIIGFACYIWNIDMTLKLADLVKKVMPDVRIILGGPEVSYDPLSILKSYNCIDYIILGEGEETFRELVKALLGKGDVYSIAGLAFRGKNGELIEGCSQVVEELDSIPFAYNDTDMDELGDKIIYYESSRGCPFSCQYCLSSVTAGVRYYSLARVFKDLQYFVDHNVRQVKFVDRTFNANKQHYLPILKFLAKQECRTNFHFEIAADILDDEVIEFLKTVPKGRFQFEVGIQSTNEQTLNEIRRNNNWPKIVSTVSKVLSYGNIHMHLDLIVGLPYEDMDKFRKSFNDIFKLAPDMLQIGFLKLLKGSGVRNRAQQHGYIYMDIPPYEVLSNKYMGYNEFRELKLLEDLFNHLYNSGRFRRTLPFLINEKFDGDAFVLFRSLTAYWESNGLHMKAQSVKSLFEHIKGFCARILDNKQFKSLLDLLKFDALMSDNGNIRPEFLSWNYDKWNDEKSAFWRNEMLAKKYLPQYRFTTWRDIKKKYHIEVFETKLPDYMNFLPDCEGKSVILFDYTNSEPEYQQLNQEDFWPEGG; via the coding sequence GCGGCCGCAGATAATCGGTTTTGCCTGTTACATTTGGAATATTGATATGACGCTAAAATTAGCTGACTTAGTTAAGAAGGTTATGCCTGATGTCCGAATTATATTAGGCGGCCCGGAAGTTTCATACGATCCACTCAGTATTTTAAAGTCTTACAATTGTATCGATTATATTATTTTAGGTGAGGGTGAAGAAACTTTTCGGGAGCTAGTTAAGGCTTTGCTAGGCAAAGGAGATGTATACTCAATTGCTGGACTGGCGTTCCGGGGTAAGAATGGTGAACTTATAGAAGGATGCTCTCAGGTAGTAGAGGAGTTGGACAGCATCCCATTTGCCTATAATGACACAGATATGGACGAACTGGGTGACAAAATCATTTATTATGAAAGCTCACGGGGGTGTCCGTTTTCATGTCAGTACTGCTTGTCAAGCGTGACAGCCGGGGTGCGTTATTATAGTTTAGCGCGCGTTTTTAAGGATTTACAGTATTTTGTCGATCATAACGTACGACAAGTAAAGTTTGTAGATCGGACCTTTAATGCGAATAAACAACATTACCTGCCTATTTTAAAGTTTCTGGCAAAACAGGAATGCCGTACTAATTTTCATTTTGAAATAGCTGCAGATATTTTAGATGACGAAGTGATAGAGTTTCTTAAAACTGTACCCAAAGGACGGTTTCAATTTGAAGTTGGTATTCAGTCAACAAATGAGCAGACTTTAAACGAAATTCGCCGTAATAATAATTGGCCCAAAATTGTCAGCACAGTATCTAAGGTTTTATCTTACGGTAATATCCATATGCATCTGGATTTGATTGTTGGTCTGCCGTATGAAGATATGGATAAGTTTCGTAAATCGTTCAATGATATATTTAAGTTGGCACCGGATATGCTTCAAATTGGCTTTCTAAAATTGTTAAAAGGCTCTGGTGTACGAAACCGTGCGCAGCAGCATGGTTATATTTATATGGATATTCCGCCATATGAAGTTTTATCAAATAAATATATGGGTTATAACGAGTTTCGGGAGTTAAAGCTATTAGAAGATTTGTTTAATCATTTATATAATAGCGGACGTTTTAGGCGGACTTTACCGTTTTTAATTAATGAAAAGTTTGATGGTGACGCATTTGTCTTATTTCGCAGCCTGACTGCATATTGGGAGTCAAATGGGCTGCATATGAAGGCGCAAAGTGTAAAATCACTTTTTGAACACATCAAAGGGTTTTGTGCCAGGATATTAGATAATAAGCAGTTTAAGAGCTTGTTAGATTTACTAAAATTTGATGCCTTAATGAGTGATAATGGCAATATCCGTCCAGAGTTTTTATCATGGAATTATGACAAGTGGAATGATGAAAAATCTGCTTTTTGGCGCAATGAAATGCTCGCTAAGAAGTATCTACCTCAATATCGATTTACTACATGGCGAGATATTAAGAAAAAATATCATATTGAAGTATTCGAGACAAAATTGCCTGATTATATGAACTTCCTGCCAGATTGTGAAGGCAAGAGCGTTATATTATTCGACTATACTAATTCGGAACCAGAATATCAGCAGTTAAATCAAGAAGATTTCTGGCCTGAGGGAGGCTAA